The DNA window CCCGTCCTTTCCTAAACCATTCACGGTCTGTGCCGTCGAACGGTGGCTGTTGTGCCTTTACGGCCTGGTAGAGCTCGTCGGATGCCGACCTGATCCGGTCAACAAGCTGCACGGGGTAAGCCATCTCAATCCTGTGCTCTGCGAATTCGTCCTCGTCATCGACGAATACGCCGCGATCCGCCGAGCGGATCACGTCAAGGTCCATGTCAATCACGTGGAATTCCGCCACGCCGGGCCTGACGTTCTTCCATTCATGGGCTGTGGCGAGGTCGACGTAGACGCGGAAATCACCGGGATAGGCGTCGTCATAGAACGTGACCACGAATTCACCGGTCCGGGGAACCAGGAGCACCGCGTCTGACGCCGTGTAGAAGGCAGCGCCGGGACGGGCGCAGAATTCGTTGGTGCCCTGGAAAATCCACCAGCCGTGCGCGTCCTCGCCGAGGTACCGGCCGGGAACCACCCAGTGTGCCCGGCCGTCCCACTTGCGGTTGCGGGCCACCACCAGGTCGCCCTGCTTCAGTCCGTGCGGAATCCTCACAGGATTGGCAGGCTGCCGGTGCTGGGGCGTTCCTGGCCCGGCAGGGGACGGGCAAAAGGCACCTTCGTCCCGAGAACCTGCGCCACGACGTCGTGCGTGATCTTCTTGGCGGTGAGTCCCACCCGTTCCAGGACCTGGCCGCGGGTGCCGTGGTCAAGGAAGTCGACCGGGAGTCCGACCTCGTTCAGGGCTGTGTCCACGCCGGCGGCGCGCATCTCCTGGCGGATCCGCGATCCGACTCCGCCGGCGCGCACGCCGTCTTCGATGCAGATGACGAGGCGGTGGTGGGATGCGAGGGCCACGATGGACCGGCGCACGGGAAGGACCCACCGGGGATCCACCACCGTGGAGCTGATCCCCTGTGCGCCGAGCCGGTTGGAGACATCCAGGGCGAGTTCGGACATGGCGCCGACGCTCACGATCAGGACATCGTTTTCGCTGGATCCGGCGGGGCGGCGGGCCAGCACATCGACGCCGTCGCCCAGCCGTTCTATGGCTTCGACTTCCGCGCCGACACTGCCCTTGGAGAACCTGACCACGCTGGGGGCGTCCTTGATGGCGACCGCTTCCCGGAGCTCCTCGCGGAGGCGGGAGGCATCGCGGGGTGCGGCGAGGTGGAGTCCGGGAACGATCTGGACCATGGCCATGTCCCACATGCCGTGGTGGCTGGCGCCGTCCGGGCCGGTCACGCCGGCCCGGTCCAGGACGATCGTCACGCCCGCCTTGTGCAGGGCCACATCCATGAGCAGCTGGTCGAACGCCCGGTTGAGGAACGTGGCGTAGATGGCCACCACCGGGTGGAGTCCGCCGAAGGCCATGCCGGCCGCGGACGTGAGGGCATGCTGTTCGGCGATTCCGACGTCGATGACCCGCTCAGGGTGGCGCGCGGCGAACTTGTGCAGCCCTACGGGGATTAGCATGGCGCCGGTGATGCCGACGATGTCCGGGCGTTCGTCCGCGATATCGGCAATTTCATTGGCAAAGACGGAGGTCCAGGACTGGGCGCCCGAGCCTTCGGTGGGCTCGCCGGTCTCGGGATCGATGACGCCGACGGCGTGGAACTGGTCCGCCTCGTGGGCGCGGGCCGGGGCGTAGCCGTGGCCCTTCTCCGTGATGGCATGGACGATCACCGGCCCGGCGTACTGCTTGGCCTGCGCGAGGGCGTGCTCCATGGCGTGGAGGTTGTGCCCGTCCACGGGCCCGATGTACTTCATGCCCAGGTCCTCGAACATGCCCTGGGGTGCCCACCAGTCCTTGATGCCCTTTTTCATGGCGTGCAGGCTGCGGTAGGTCAGCTGGCCGAGCGGGCCGCCGTTCTGGAGCTTCTGCTTCCACCAGTCCAGGGTGCCCTCGTAGGCCGGGGCCGTGCGGAAGGAGTCGATGGTGGGGCGCAGCGAGGCCAGGTAGTCGGCGAAGCCGCCCACCGTGGGCGCATACGAGCGGCCGTTGTCGTTGACGACGATCACCACGCGGCGCTTCTTGTCCGCGGCGATGTTGTTGATGGCCTCCCAGGCCATGCCGCCGGTCAGGGCGCCGTCGCCCACCACCGCAATGACGTAACGGTCGCCGTCGCCGGTCAGCTGACGGGCCCGTGAAATGCCGTCCGCCCAGGACAGCGAGGAGGACGCGTGCGAGCTCTCCACGATGTCGTGTTCGGATTCGCCGCGCGCCGGATAGCCGGACATGCCGCCCTGCTGGCGCAGGGTGCCGAAGTCCTGCCGGCCGGTCAGGAGTTTGTGCACGTAGGACTGGTGCCCGGTGTCAAACACGATGCTGTCCCGGGGCGAGTCAAAGATGCGGTGCACGGCCATGGTGAGTTCCACGACGCCGAGATTGGGTCCGAGGTGTCCACCGGTCTGTGAGACGTTGCTGATCAGGAATTTCCGGATGTCGGTAGCCAGCTGTTCGAGCTGCGCTGCGGACAATTTGCTCAGGTCCTGCGGGTTCCGGATGGTCTCCAAGATTCCCAACGGCCCCTCCTTCGATGGTAGACGTGCCTTTTAACTCTAACGCCTCTGCCGTTGCCGCCGCGCCGGAACGCGAAAGCCCCGGCTGGTCTGTGACCGGCCGGGGCCTTCGCGTGCGTTACCGGTATTGGCCGGCGACTCCGCCTAGTTCGCGGAGATCTGGCGCAGAACGTACTGCAGGATGCCGCCGTTGCGGTAGTAGTCGGCTTCGCCCGGGGTATCGATGCGGAGCACGGCATCGAACGACTTGGCGGTGCCGTCTTCGGCGGTGGCCGTGACCTTGAGGGTCTTCGGCGTGGTGCCTTCGTTCAGGGCGGTGACGCCCTCAACAGCGAAGGTTTCCGTGCCCGTCAGCCCCAGGGTGGCAGCGGACTCGCCGGCCGGGAACTGCAGCGGAAGGACACCCATGCCGATCAGGTTCGAGCGGTGGATGCGCTCGTAGCTTTCGGCGATGACAGCCTTGACGCCCAGCAGCGCGGTGCCCTTGGCGGCCCAGTCGCGGGACGAGCCGGAACCGTACTCCTTGCCTGCCAGGACCACCAGCGGGGTGCCGGCTGCCTGGTAGTTCTGGGCGGCGTCGTAGACGTAAGCCTGCGGGCCGTCCGCCTGGGTGAAGTCGCGGGTGAAGCCGCCCTCCACGCCGTCAAGCAGCTGGTTCTTGATCCGGATGTTGGCGAACGTGCCGCGGATCATGACCTCGTGGTTGCCACGGCGCGAGCCGTAGGAGTTGAAGTCCTTGCGCTCCACGCCGTTGGCCAGCAGGTACTGGCCGGCCGGGGTGTCCGACTTGAACGAGCCGGCCGGGGAGATGTGGTCCGTGGTGACGGAATCGCCGAGCTTCAGCAGCACCCGGGCGCCGGAAATGTCCGTGACTGGCTCCGGCTGTGCCTTCATGCCTTCGAAGTAAGGGGGTTTCCGGACATACGTGGACTTCTCGTCCCAGGCGAAGGTGTCGCCGGCCGGGGTGTCGAGGGCCTTCCAGCGGTCGTCGCCGTCGAAGACGCCCTCGTAGCCGCGGGCGAACATTTCCTTGTCGATCGAGGAATCGATGACCTGCTGGACCTCGACCGGGTTCGGCCAGATGTCCTTCAGGAAGACATCGTTGCCGGCCTCGTCCTGGCCCAGGGCGTCGGTGTCGAAGTCGAAGTCCATGGAACCGGCCAGGGCGTAGGCGATGACCAGCGGCGGGGAGGCCAGGTAGTTCATCTTTACGTCCGGGTTGATCCGGCCTTCGAAGTTGCGGTTACCGGACAGAACGGCGGTGACGGAAAGGTCGTTGGCCTGGATGGCCTCGGAGATTTCGGCGTCCAGCGGTCCGGAGTTTCCGATGCAGGTGGCGCAGCCGTAGCCCACGATGTAGAAGCCGAGCTTCTCCAGGTACGGGGTGAGGCCGGACTTCTCGTAGTAGTCGGTGACGACCTTGGAGCCGGGAGCAACCGAGGTCTTGACCCACGGCTTGGAGGCCAGTCCCTTGTCCACGGCGTTGCGCGCCAGCAGGGCTGCGGCGAGCATCACGGACGGGTTGGACGTGTTGGTGCAGGACGTGATCGACGCGATGGATACCGCGCCGTGGTCCAGCTCGAACTCGCGGCCGTCTTCGGTGACAACGTGCACCGGGTTGGACGGGCGCCCTGCGGCGCCGTTGGCTGCGGACTCAACGCGTGCCGTTTCCGTGGTGTGGGAATCGGCGTGCGTGAAGGAGGGCGGATCCGAGGCCGGGAAGGACTCTTCCAGGGACTCGTCGACGCTGCCGTCTTCGATGCTCACGTAGTTGTGGATGTCCTTGCGGAACTGCTCCTTGGCATCCGTGAGCACGATGCGGTCCTGGGGACGCTTCGGGCCGGAGATGGAGGGAACAACCGTGGACAGGTCCAGCTCGAGGTACTCGGAGAACTTGATCTCGTGCGAAGGATCGTGCCAGAGGCCCTGTTCCTTCGCGTAGGCCTCGACGAGGGCGACGTTCTCCTCGGAGCGGCCGGTGAGGCGCAGGTACTCGATGGTGACGTCGTCGATCGGGAACATGGCGGCCGTGGAGCCGAACTCCGGGCTCATGTTGCCGATGGTGGCGCGGTTGGCCAGCGGCACTGCCGCCACACCCTCGCCGTAGAACTCCACGAACTTGCCCACAACACCGTGCTTGCGCAGCTGTTCGGTGATGGTCAGCACGACGTCGGTGGCCGTGGCGCCGGCCGGGATGGACCCGGTCAGCTTGAAGCCCACGACGCGCGGGATCAGCATGGACACGGGCTGGCCCAGCATTGCGGCCTCGGCTTCGATGCCGCCGACGCCCCAGCCGAGCACGCCCAGGCCGTTGACCATGGTGGTGTGCGAGTCGGTGCCGACGCAGGTGTCCGGGTAGGCCCGGACGACGCCGTCAATTTCGCGGGTCATGACGGTGCGGGCCAGGTATTCGATGTTCACCTGGTGCACGATGCCGGTTCCCGGCGGGACGACCTTGAAGTCATCAAACGCGGTCTGGCCCCAGCGCAGGAACTGGTAGCGCTCACCATTGCGCTGGTATTCGATCTCCATGTTGCGCTCCAGTGCGCCGGAGTTACCGAATGCGTCGATCTGCACCGAGTGGTCAATCACCATCTCGGCAGGTGCCAGCGGGTTCACCCTCTTCGGATCGCCGCCCAGCTCCTTGACCGCTTCACGCATGGTGGCCAGGTCAACAACGCAGGGCACGCCAGTGAAGTCCTGCATGATCACGCGCGCCGGCGTGAACTGGATTTCAGTGTCGGGCTCGGCATTGGGATCCCAACCGGCCAGTGCTCGGACGTGATCGGCCGTGATGTTCGCGCCGTCCTCGGTCCTCAACAGGTTTTCAAGCAATACCTTGAGGCTGAACGGAAGGTTTTCTGCACCTTCAACGGAGTTCAACCGGAAAATTTCGTATTCGGTACCGGCTACATTAAGTTTGCCTTTTGAACCGAAGCTGTCCACAATGCTCATCGCAGGACTCCTCTCGCAACAGTTTCATCTTTGTCGCGCGGTAGACCGCTTGCTAGTTAGGGGAACCTAATTAGTGCAGGCCCTGACAAATTGCATGGGTCAACCGTGATTACGGAGCGCGACGTGGGACTACTAGGCCCATAGTAGTGGTATCAGCCGCGGGGAGTCAGCAGTGCCACCGTCTCCAGGTGGTGGGTGTGCGGGTACAGGTCGAAGGCCCGAAGCGCCGACAGGGACCAGCCGCCCTGCTGGAAGTACCCGATGTCGCGGGCAAACGATGCCGGGTCGCAGGACACGTAGGCGATGGCACGGGGGCTTGAGGCCACCAACTGGTTGACCACTGCCTTGCCTGCTCCGGCGCGCGGCGGATCCAGCAGGAGGGCGTCAAAGCTGCGCGGCCGCTCGCGCAGCACGCGCTCCACGCGGCCCTGCACGATTTCGACCTGCGGTGCACCGTGCAGGTTTTTCCGCGCGTCCCGGCTCGTTCCGGGCGCGCCTTCCACCGACAGCACCGAACCTGTCTCGCCGACGGCGTCCGCGAGCGGTGCCGTGAACAGCCCGGCCCCGGCGTAGAGATCGGCTACCGCCGCGCCCGGCTCCAGGAACCCGCCGTCGTGCAGGAAGCCCGTCACGGCGCCCACCAGCGTCTCCGGGGCGTCGCGGTGGATCTGCCAGAAGCCGGCACCCGTGACCCTGTAGTCGTGCCCGGCGGCGGACTCCTGCACCCACGTGCGGCCGCGCAGCTGCAGCGTCTCGTCCTTGAGGGGATCGTAGCTCGCCACGGAAACGTCCGCGGGAAGCTGGGCGAGGATGGTGCTGAGCCGTTTGGCGCGGGTCCCGGGCGCCGGTGCCAGGAGCACCAGCGCCCGCGAGCCGTTGGCCGGCACCGCCACCTCCACGCGCTCGATGCCCTGCAGGTCGATCTCCCACAGGCGCAGGGCGTTGACGCCGTCAACGGCGAGTGGCATCTCCCGCACCGGAATGATGTGGTCCGAGCGGTGGGCGTGCATTCCCAGCTTTCCGGCGGCGGTCACCGCAAAACTCGCCCGCGTGCGCCACGCGAGGCCGTCACCGCCGTCGTTGGTTGCCGCGTCTGCGGCGCTGGCCGCGCCCACCGGCTCAACATCGGTGGACAGTTCGACGCCGGCCAGCCGCTTGAGCTGTTCGGTCAGTACCTCACCCTTCAGGCTGCGCTGGCGGGACAGGGAGACGTGGCCCAGTTCGGCACCGCCCACCGGCGGGTGCCCGTGGGCCCAGGAACTGGAGGAGTCGGCCACACGCCAGAAGTGCGGGACACGGTCGGGCGACGGTTCGAGGACGTCCACGACGTCGGCGCGCCAGAATTTGGCGGACTCTCCCGCGTCGGTGAGCCGGATCCGGGCGCGTTCCCCGGGGATGCCGTGACGGACGAACACCACCCGGCCTTCGTGGCGTGCCACGCAGTGGCCGCCGTGGGCCACGGGGCCGATGTCCACGACCAGTTCGGCGCCGATTGAATGGGTGGTCTGGGTGTCCGGCACGCTCATTGGATGTCCTGCAGTTTCTTTGCTTCTTCGGATGATTTGAGTTGCCACGGAACGCTGGCGACCATGACCCCGGGCTCAAAGTGGAGCCGGGTCTTGATCCGCAGCGCCGTCTGGTTGTGGACCAGTTGCTCCCACCACTTGCCCACCACGTATTCCGGGATGTACACCACGATGAGGTCGCGGGGAGAGTCCCGGCGCATGCTCTTGATGTAATCCATGATCGGGGTGATGGTCTCGCGGTAGGGGCTCGCGAGCACCGTCAGCGGCACCGGGATTTCGAGCTTGTCCCAGTCGGCCAGCGTATGCGCCGTTTCCTCGGCGTTGATGTCCACGGTGATCGCATCCAGCCGGGAAGGGCGGGAGGCGCGGGCGTAGGCGAGGGCCCGGAGGACGGGCTTCCGGACGTGGGACACGAGCAGCACGGCATGGACGCGGGTCGGGAGCGCGCGGGGCGAGGAGTCCTCGTCCACGGCCAGTTCCTTGGCCACGTTGTCGTAGTGGGCGCGGATGCTCCACATGATCAGGAACAGCACGAACATCGCCAGCAGGGCGATCCAGGCGCCCTGCTCGAACTTGGTGATGAGCACGATCACCAGCACCAGCGCCGTCATGCCGAAGCCGATCATGTTGATGGTGCGGGACTTGATCATGCGGCGGCGCAGCGCCTTGTCCTTGGCCAGCTTCAGCTCCCGGCCCCAGTGCCGGACCATGCCGATCTGGCTCATGGTGAACGAAATGAAGACGCCCACGATGTACAGCTGAATGAGCTTGGTGACGTCGGCGTTGAAGGCGAGGATGAGCACGAGCGCACCGGCGGCCAGGGCGAGGACGCCGTTGCTGAACGCCAGCCTGTCGCCGCGGGTGCGCAGCTGGCGGGGAAGGTAGCCGTCCTGGGCGAGGATGGATCCCAGGACCGGGAAGCCGTTGAAGGCCGTGTTGGAGGCAAACACGAGGATGACGCCGGTGGCGGCGACCACGATGTAGAAGGGGATGGAGCCGGCCCCGAAAATTGTCTGCGCAATCTGGCTGATGGCCGGGTTCTGGATGTAGTCCTCCGGCAGCGGCTTGCCGTTCAGCAGGAACTCTTTGGCCGGGTCCAGGACGATGTGAACCTTCGTGGCGTTGGCAAGGTAGATGATGCCGGCCAGCATGGCCGAACCGATGACACCTAGCAACAGCAGCGTGGTGGCCGCGTTTTTGCTCTTCGGCTTTTGGAAGTTGGGGACACCGTTGCTGATGGCTTCCACCCCGGTCAGGGCGGCGGCTCCGGAGGAAAATGCGCGGAGCAGCAGGAACGCCCCGGCCAGTCCGACGAGGCCCTGATCGAAACCCGGGTCCGGGACAATGGTGAACGCGGCCGACGGCGCCTCGCCAAGCTGGCCTGTTACCGCCTGGAACACGCCGACGGCGGTCATGCCCAGGATCGACGCCATGAAGATGTAGGTGGGCACGGCAAACACGCTGCCGGCCTCCTTGATGCCGCGCAGGTTGACGAGCGCCAGGATCACCACGCCGATGGTGGCGATGATGGCCTGCTGGCCGTGGAGCGACGGAACGGCGGTGGTGAGGTACGCGGCCGCCGACGACATCGACACGGCCACGGTGAGCACGTAGTCCACGAGCAGCGCGGAAGCCACGGTCAGGCCGGCGAACTTCCCCAGGTTCACGTTCGCGATCTCGTAGTCACCGCCACCGGAGGGGTAGGCGTGGACGTTCTGCCGGTAGGAGGCCACGACCGTCAGCAGGACCACCATGACGGCTAGGCCGACGAGCGGCGAGAACGCCACGGCGCTGACGCCTGCCAAGGCCAGCGTGAGCAGGATCTCGTCCGGAGCGTATGCCACGGACGACAAAGCGTCCGAGGCGAAAATGGGCAGCGCGATCCGCTTCGGCAACAGCGTGTGGGCCAGCCGGTCGTTCCGGAAGGGCCGCCCCACCAGCACCCGCTTCACGGCATTCAAAATTGTCAGCACCACACAAAGTTAGTCTGATTCGGACGCGATGTCATGGCAGGATTCCGGCGGTAGAGTCTTACGGAGCAGTCGGCGAGAAGTTGAGGAGACAGTGTGGCGCACTTCGTGATCATGGGTTGTGGACGCGTAGGGGCAACCCTGGCGCACACGCTGGAGGATGCAGGCCATTCCGTGGCCATCATCGACCAGGATGACCGCGCATTCCGCCGGCTCCGTTCCGGCTTCACCGGCCGGAAAGTGACGGGCGTCGGCTTTGACCGTGACACGCTCAAGCAGGCCGGTGTCGCCGACGCGTACGCCTTCGCCGCGGTGTCCAGCGGCGACAATTCCAACATCCTCGCCACGCGGGTGGCCCGCGAAACCTTCCATGTACCGCACGTCGTCGCCAGGATCTACGATCCGGGCCGTGCCGAGATCTACCAGCGCCTGGGCATCCCCACAGTCGCGGCAGTGCGCTGGAGCGCCGACCAGGTCCTCAGGCGGATCCTGCCGGAACAGCACCTCGCCGGTGACTTCCGCGAGCCGTCCGGCCGCCTGGTGCTGGCCGAACTCGAACTGGATCCCGCCTGGATCGGCCATACCGTGTCCTCGATCGAGAAGGCCGCCGATGTCCGCGTCGCGTACCTGACCCGGTTCGGCGAAGGCGTCCTTCCTTCCCCCGGCACCTCGTACCAGGAAGGCGATACCGTCCACGCCATGCTGCGTGTGGACCGCAGCGCCGAAGTGGCCCATGTTCTGGCCAAAGCACCCGCCAAGGAGTCTTAAGTGAAAGTCGTCATCGTCGGAGCCGGAAGCGTGGGCTCCTCGATCGCCCGTGAGCTGCTTTCCCACAAGCACGAGATCCTGCTCATCGATCTCAAACCGGAAGTCATTGGCCGGAGCGGGCTGCGCGGGGCGCACTGGCTGGTCGGTGACGCGTGCGAGCTCAGCACCCTGCAGGACGCGAAGCTCGACGACGCGGATGTGGTGGTGTCGGCCACGGGTGATGACAAGGTGAACCTCGTCGTGTCACTGCTGGCCAAGACCGAGTTCGGCGTCGGGCGCACCGTGGGGCGCGTCAACAACCCGAAGAACGACTGGATGTTCAATGATTCCTGGGGCGTCGACGTCGCCGTCAACACGCCGCAGCTCATGACGGCCCTCGTGGAGGAAGCGGTGGAGATCGGAGACCTCGTGCGGCTGCTCACGCTGCAGACCGGAGTGTCGTCGCTCGTGGAGTTCACGGTGCCCCATGACTCGCACGCGATCGGGCTGACCGTGGGCGACATCGACTGGCCGGAGGACTCGACGCTCGTGGCCATCCTGCGGGACCAGGCCCCGATTACCCCCAGCCGGGACGACGTGATCGACGGGGGCGACGAACTGTTCTTCGTCACCACCATCGCCGCGGAGGACCAGCTGCGAGAACTCCTGTCACCCGGTTCCAGCGTAGGATCCGGCGCCGGTGAAGAGTCAGCAGGGGAAGCCGGGGCGCAGTTGCCGGCCGCCGTGCAGACCCGGCTGGATCAGTCGCCGGAGGCTGACGGCTTCGACGGCTGAACCGCGGCAACGCCCGCGGGCCGGGTGACCAGCCAGGCCAGCCATACGCCCAGGATGTACAGCGGCGCACCCATGATGAGCCTCGTGGTTGCCAGCGCCGCCAGGCCGTCGGGGCCCATCAGATACAGCGGCACCTGCACCAGCAGGCGCAGGGCAAGTACGCCGACGATGATCCACGTGCCGAGCCGGTAGGCGCGGACCCTGGCAGGGTGCCGGCGCCAGTCCAGCCCCTCGTTCCGGATAAAGCCGAACAGCAGCCCGGCAATGGGCCACCTGACGGCAATGGAGATCACCATCGCGACGATGTAGGCCGCGTTGGTGAGGAATCCGGGCAGGTAGAAGTCCTCCGCCTTGCCGGTGCTGTTGGCGAACCACGCGGAGATGGCGACGCCCACGATCCCTGCCAGGGCCTGGGTCAGGGGGCGGCGCTGCACGAGCCGGACCACGGTAAACACGGCTGCTGCGCCGAGGGCCGCGATGAGCGACGGCGTCAACGCACCGGTCGCGGTGAAAGTAATGAGGAAGACCAGCCCGGGCAGGATGCTCTCCGCGATGCCCTGGTAGCCGCCGGCGCTCTTGAGCACGTCGATGCGCCCGTCATCGGTACGGTGCAGGCCGGCTTTGGACGCATACCCTTCGGCCAGCCCGGCAAAACCGGGAGCTTCCGGCGCCGAGTCCGGCTCCGGCCGTCCAGTACCCCGGTCCGGGTTCTCGGGCAAAGTCATTGGTTCTCCTGGTGGGACAGTATTTCGTAGCGGGGGTTGAAGATGGTGGGCAGTCCGTCCCGTACCGTCAGCATGCCTTCGAGCCGCAACTCCGTTCCGGCATCGATGCCCGGAATGCGGCGGCGCCCCAGCCAGATCACCCGCAGGCGGTTCCGTCGCCCGGACGAAGGACGGTTCCTGCCGGCACCGGCAGGGGCCTGGGACGATTCCGCGGGGGCGGGTTCGGCGGGCCGGGTCCGGCCCGGACGGTCGTGGTCCGTGACAATCGCGGTGAACGCCGCCACCTGCGTTGCCGGCGCGTACGTCACGGATTCAATGAAGCCCTCGCAAAGGACGCGCCCCCGCTCCGGCAGTCCGCTGATGTGTACTGCCGCGCCCGGGGGTTGGCTGGTATCAACCAATCTGGGTGATCTCCGGACCGCGTTCGGGCTGCTCGAACTCCGGCGCTCCGGGCGGCACCGAGCCCGTGGCATCCTTGGGGAGCCGCAGCTGCAAGAGGTCACGGGGAGGCATGGGGTTGTCGCCGCGGATCACAACGATTTTACGGAACAGATCCTCCAGGCCGGCTGCCGCACCGCGGTCAATCGCTGCTTCGCCGCCGAATACCCCGCGGAGGAACCAGCGGGGACCGTCGATGCCGATGAACCGGGCAACGCGGTAGCCCTGGCTGCCGTCGGCAGCTCCGGCCGGCAGCTTGGCCACCAGCTCCGTGCCGAAGTCACCGGTGACTTCCTCCACCTGGCCGCCCTGGCTGCCCACGGACTGGCCGATCTGTTCGCGGATTTCCTCCCAGAGGCCTTCCGAGCGCGGCGCAGCGAAGGCCTGCAGCTGCAGGCTCGAGCCGTCCAGGTCCATGGTCACTGCCACGACCCGCTGCGTTGCCTCTTCGACCTCAAGCCTCAGCTGGAGACCCTCACGCGGTGCAATGAGGAGGGCGCCGAGATCCACGTAGCCGTCGCGGCTGCTGATCTCGGAGACATCGAAGGGGCCGGTGGCGCTGCGGCCGTCGGCGGCGTCGTCAGCTGAATCGGCCGCGATGTCCGCCTGGACGTCCTCAGGCTCTGCCGCCTCGTGCTTCTTGGCTTTCCTGCCACGCCCAAAAACCATGGGTTGTCTCCTTAGTTGTGATCTTGCCGCGCCAGCCCCGCAGGCGCCGCGTCATGTCTTGCTGACCGCCGGCGGCGTCGCGGGAGGCTTCGCCCTCGCGGAACGCTCGGGGTGTCCGGTGTGAAGCTAGGCGTCCGGAACGTTGAAGCCGCCCGTGGAGCCGAAGCCTCCGGCACCGCGGACGGAGTCGTTCAACTCCCCCACGGCGACGAACTGCGCATGCTCCACGCGCTGGATGACCATCTGTGCAATTCTATCGCCGCGGCGCAGTTCTATTGCCTGGTCACGGTCGGTGTTTAGCAGCGTCACGGCGATTTCGCCGCGGTACCCCGCATCGACGGTGCCCGGCGCGTTAACCACCGTCAGCCCGTGTTTCGTGGCGAGGCCCGAGCGCGGGTGGATGAGGGCCACAAAGCCGTGCGGAAGGGCGATGGAGACGCCGGTCGGCACCAGCCGCCGCTCGCCTGGCTGCAGCACAACATCCTCGCGGGCCCGCAAATCGGCTCCGGCGTCGCCGGGGTGGGCGTAGGACGGTGCTTCCAGGCCGGCGTCGAGCATTTTCAATTGAACCTGCACAGTTGGCGACCCGAACCCTGCGGGAAAGGGCTCTGCCGGGCCGGCGGGTGCCGCTGCATGCGGCGGAGGCGTAATAGGCGTTGTTTCGTCAGTCACAGTCCCTCACTCTA is part of the Arthrobacter sp. KBS0703 genome and encodes:
- a CDS encoding TrkA family potassium uptake protein; this translates as MAHFVIMGCGRVGATLAHTLEDAGHSVAIIDQDDRAFRRLRSGFTGRKVTGVGFDRDTLKQAGVADAYAFAAVSSGDNSNILATRVARETFHVPHVVARIYDPGRAEIYQRLGIPTVAAVRWSADQVLRRILPEQHLAGDFREPSGRLVLAELELDPAWIGHTVSSIEKAADVRVAYLTRFGEGVLPSPGTSYQEGDTVHAMLRVDRSAEVAHVLAKAPAKES
- a CDS encoding DUF3159 domain-containing protein, producing the protein MTLPENPDRGTGRPEPDSAPEAPGFAGLAEGYASKAGLHRTDDGRIDVLKSAGGYQGIAESILPGLVFLITFTATGALTPSLIAALGAAAVFTVVRLVQRRPLTQALAGIVGVAISAWFANSTGKAEDFYLPGFLTNAAYIVAMVISIAVRWPIAGLLFGFIRNEGLDWRRHPARVRAYRLGTWIIVGVLALRLLVQVPLYLMGPDGLAALATTRLIMGAPLYILGVWLAWLVTRPAGVAAVQPSKPSASGD
- the dut gene encoding dUTP diphosphatase, which produces MTDETTPITPPPHAAAPAGPAEPFPAGFGSPTVQVQLKMLDAGLEAPSYAHPGDAGADLRAREDVVLQPGERRLVPTGVSIALPHGFVALIHPRSGLATKHGLTVVNAPGTVDAGYRGEIAVTLLNTDRDQAIELRRGDRIAQMVIQRVEHAQFVAVGELNDSVRGAGGFGSTGGFNVPDA
- a CDS encoding APC family permease, with the translated sequence MLTILNAVKRVLVGRPFRNDRLAHTLLPKRIALPIFASDALSSVAYAPDEILLTLALAGVSAVAFSPLVGLAVMVVLLTVVASYRQNVHAYPSGGGDYEIANVNLGKFAGLTVASALLVDYVLTVAVSMSSAAAYLTTAVPSLHGQQAIIATIGVVILALVNLRGIKEAGSVFAVPTYIFMASILGMTAVGVFQAVTGQLGEAPSAAFTIVPDPGFDQGLVGLAGAFLLLRAFSSGAAALTGVEAISNGVPNFQKPKSKNAATTLLLLGVIGSAMLAGIIYLANATKVHIVLDPAKEFLLNGKPLPEDYIQNPAISQIAQTIFGAGSIPFYIVVAATGVILVFASNTAFNGFPVLGSILAQDGYLPRQLRTRGDRLAFSNGVLALAAGALVLILAFNADVTKLIQLYIVGVFISFTMSQIGMVRHWGRELKLAKDKALRRRMIKSRTINMIGFGMTALVLVIVLITKFEQGAWIALLAMFVLFLIMWSIRAHYDNVAKELAVDEDSSPRALPTRVHAVLLVSHVRKPVLRALAYARASRPSRLDAITVDINAEETAHTLADWDKLEIPVPLTVLASPYRETITPIMDYIKSMRRDSPRDLIVVYIPEYVVGKWWEQLVHNQTALRIKTRLHFEPGVMVASVPWQLKSSEEAKKLQDIQ
- a CDS encoding DUF3710 domain-containing protein, with protein sequence MVFGRGRKAKKHEAAEPEDVQADIAADSADDAADGRSATGPFDVSEISSRDGYVDLGALLIAPREGLQLRLEVEEATQRVVAVTMDLDGSSLQLQAFAAPRSEGLWEEIREQIGQSVGSQGGQVEEVTGDFGTELVAKLPAGAADGSQGYRVARFIGIDGPRWFLRGVFGGEAAIDRGAAAGLEDLFRKIVVIRGDNPMPPRDLLQLRLPKDATGSVPPGAPEFEQPERGPEITQIG
- a CDS encoding TrkA family potassium uptake protein, translated to MKVVIVGAGSVGSSIARELLSHKHEILLIDLKPEVIGRSGLRGAHWLVGDACELSTLQDAKLDDADVVVSATGDDKVNLVVSLLAKTEFGVGRTVGRVNNPKNDWMFNDSWGVDVAVNTPQLMTALVEEAVEIGDLVRLLTLQTGVSSLVEFTVPHDSHAIGLTVGDIDWPEDSTLVAILRDQAPITPSRDDVIDGGDELFFVTTIAAEDQLRELLSPGSSVGSGAGEESAGEAGAQLPAAVQTRLDQSPEADGFDG